The Diospyros lotus cultivar Yz01 chromosome 15, ASM1463336v1, whole genome shotgun sequence genome has a window encoding:
- the LOC127792253 gene encoding uncharacterized protein LOC127792253: MSSTSKAWIVAASVGAVEALKDQGFCRWNYTIRSMHHHAKAKLARSFSPASSLSSSSSPASSNSRSVRGEKANKQSEEESVRKLMYLTCWGPYN; encoded by the coding sequence ATGAGTTCGACAAGCAAAGCGTGGATCGTGGCGGCGAGCGTCGGGGCAGTGGAGGCGCTGAAGGATCAGGGATTCTGTAGGTGGAACTACACCATACGGTCGATGCACCACCACGCCAAGGCCAAACTTGCCAGGTCCTTCTCCCCGGCCAGCagcctctcttcttcctcttctccggCGTCGTCGAACAGCAGATCAGTGAGGGGGGAGAAGGCCAACAAGCAATCCGAGGAGGAGTCTGTGAGGAAGCTCATGTACTTGACCTGCTGGGGTCCCTATAATTAA
- the LOC127791659 gene encoding uncharacterized protein LOC127791659, producing MVLGMINEIQQYLDARYIGPPEAAWRIFGHPLHAEMPTVVRLALHLPGMHRVVFNPEESLETIQSRVGQQMSTLTGFFAYCAGSEDECPFTYQEFPQHYVWLKSEKRWKSRERGYAIGRMYFASPNCGERFYLRFLLTVVKGPKSFQSLRTVDNVVHDTFKLACVARGLLEDDEEWIQCLKEAVVMKTGYQLRRLFSIILTQCSPLNPCALWNQFSTHICDDLAHKIRTLFAISNPTEAQIKDYGLHLLNQMLHESGKSLIDFPPMPQPTANWSAVVGNRLIFEHRQLQSEAQQTDPQISIDCLNNGQRNAYNTITSSVFQNKGVVFFLNGGAGTGKTFLYNTIALKCRNLGHIVITVASSGIASLLLVRGRTAHSTFSIPLDVLENSNCGLSKQSLQAELFRETKLIIWDEVPMQHRYCVEAVDRTLRDICDSDKPFGGITVVLGGDFRQILPVIPKGVREQIVNASLRHSVLWKHIHILTLDLNMRLNHEDRENANFANFLMEIGTIPQEIVNLPSTIHKCQDLNELISTVYPRLNIIETSTPTFLTERTILSARNDDVSDINTTALNIFPGRLHTYLAADKMSGDNEVDPTITNRYPNEYLNSLDPPGLPTFKLELKVGCPIILLRNIAPKDGLCNGTRLMVTRCDTRIIEAQILTGEKFDNLAFIPRISLAPSSSEMPFQMTRRQFPIRLAYALTINKSQGQSVKFVGVDLRIPVFSHGQLYVALSRCTSFDRISILLPKDCLDSTTNIVYPEVLL from the exons ATGGTGTTGGGAATGATAAATGAGATTCAACAATATCTCGATGCAAGGTATATTGGCCCTCCAGAAGCTGCTTGGCGAATATTTGGTCATCCTTTGCATGCAGAGATGCCAACAGTTGTACGATTGGCACTGCATTTACCTGGAATGCATCGCGTTGTTTTTAACCCAGAAGAATCATTAGAAACGATTCAATCTAGAGTTGGTCAACAAATGTCAACTCTTACTGGCTTCTTTGCATATTGTGCTGGCAGTGAAGATGAATGTCCATTCACTTATCAAGAATTTCCACAACATTATGTTTGGCTCAAGTCTGaaaagagatggaaatcaagagaaagaggATATGCAATTGGTAGAATGTATTTTGCTAGCCctaattgtggtgaaagatTTTATCTACGTTTTTTACTAACCGTTGTTAAAGGACCAAAGTCGTTTCAGTCTTTACGCACGGTCGATAATGTtgtgcatgatacatttaaattagcATGTGTTGCAAGGGGGCttttagaagatgatgaagaatggatACAATGCTTGAAAGAGGCTGTAGTTATGAAAACTGGATATCAATTGAGGAGATTGTTTAGTATTATTCTTACCCAGTGCTCTCCACTAAATCCATGTGCATTATGGAATCAATTCTCAACGCATATATGTGATGATCTTGCACATAAGATTCGTACATTGTTTGCCATTTCTAACCCAACTGAGGctcaaattaaagattatggtctCCATCTTTTGAATCAAATGCTTCATGAATCAGGCAAAAGTTTAATTGACTTCCCACCCATGCCACAACCTACCGCAAATTGGAGTGCAGTAGTTGGTAATCGATTGATATTCGAACATCGACAATTGCAGAGTGAGGCACAACAGACAGATCCACAAATTTCCATTGATTGTCTCAACAATGGACAGCGGAATGCTTATAACACAATCActtcttcagtttttcaaaataaaggagttgttttctttctgaatGGGGGTGCTGGAACAGGGAAAACATTTTTGTACAATACGATAGCATTAAAATGTCGCAACCTTGGGCATATCGTTATTACTGTGGCTTCATCTggaattgcatcattgttactgGTCAGAGGTCGCACTGCACATTCAACATTTTCCATCCCATTAGATGTGTTGGAAAATTCAAATTGTGGGCTTAGTAAACAATCATTACAAGCTGAGTtatttagagaaacaaaactcataatttgggATGAAGTTCCGATGCAACATAGATATTGTGTTGAGGCGGTTGATCGTACATTGAGGGATATTTGTGATAGTGACAAGCCATTTGGGGGTATTACTGTTGTTCTTGGTGGAGACTTTCGACAAATCTTACCAGTTATACCCAAAGGAGTTCGTGAGCAAATTGTGAATGCATCATTAAGACACTCTGTTCTATGGAAGCATATACATATCTTAACTTTGGATTTGAATATGCGCTTGAATCATGAAGACCgtgaaaatgctaattttgcaaatttcttGATGGAG atTGGGACCATTCCTCAAGAAATCGTTAACCTTCCATCAACAATACACAAATGTCaagatttgaatgaattaatcTCTACAGTTTACCCACGATTGAACATAATAGAGACGTCAACCCCAACATTTTTAACTGAACGCACAATTCTGTCTGCGCGTAACGATGATGTCAGTGACATCAATACTACTGCATTGAATATCTTTCCAGGGAGATTACATACTTATCTTGCAGCAGATAAAATGTCTGGAGATAATGAAGTCGATCCTACTATTACAAATAgatatcctaatgaatatttaaattcattggaTCCTCCTGGGTTGCCAACTTTTAAGTTAGAGTTGAAGGTGGGTTGTCCTATAATATTGTTGAGAAACATTGCACCGAAAGATGGACTATGTAATGGTACAAGATTGATGGTTACTAGGTGCGACACTCGCATAATTGAAGCTCAAATTTTAACTGGAGAAAAGTTTGACAATTTGGCATTCATACCAAGGATATCTTTGGCACCATCTTCTTCAGAAATGCCTTTCCAAATGACAAGACGTCAATTTCCAATCCGATTGGCATATGCCTTGACCATTAATAAATCTCAAGGACAATCTGTGAAATTTGTTGGGGTTGATTTGCGCATACCAGTGTTTAGCCATGGGCAATTATATGTGGCATTGTCCAGATGTACATCATTTGATCGTATAAGTATTCTGCTCCCTAAAGATTGTTTGGATTCTACTACAAATATTGTTTATCCTGAAGTGTTGTTGTAG